Proteins co-encoded in one Melospiza melodia melodia isolate bMelMel2 chromosome 8, bMelMel2.pri, whole genome shotgun sequence genomic window:
- the POFUT2 gene encoding GDP-fucose protein O-fucosyltransferase 2 isoform X1 codes for MAALGPGGRCALTLPLLLGLAALALPPSLAAASEPPPAALRAGHAASSLPAAAAASRTRYLLYDVNPPEGFNLRRDVYVRIASLLKTLRKSENWVLVLPPWGRLYHWQSADILQVRIAWSEFFDIPSLNKNIPVIEYEQFLAESGGPFIEQVYVLQGYAEGWKEGTWEEKIDEKPCIDQLMYSRDKHGYYRGWFWGYEETRGLKASCLSVQGSASIVAPILLKNTSAQSVMLDRAENLLHDHYGGKDYWNTRRSMVFAKHLRVVGDKFRKKYLQSTDEADRTQYKEDWTQMNVKTGIALGGPYLGVHLRRRDFVWGHREDVPSLQGAVKKIHSLLESLKLERVFVATDAVEEEIELLKKLLPEMVRFEPSLEELKLYKDGGLAVIDQWICAHARYFIGTSVSTFSFRIHEEREILGFDPKTTYNRFCGETEKNSHKGNRGNPGGSGKCCHSIDGTPGTLKAAEAVRTNLEPDSSWVRQTLLGRMKQQSFINMIAWKKILRI; via the exons ATGGCGGCGCTGGGGCCTGGCGGCCGCTGTGCCCTCACGCTGCCGCTGCTGCTTGGCCTGGCCGCGCTCGCCCTCCCGCCGTCGCTCGCCGCCGCCTCtgagccgccgcccgccgccctccGCGCTGGCCACGCCGCCTCCTCGCtgcccgccgccgctgccgcctcgCGCACCAG ATACCTTTTGTATGATGTAAACCCCCCTGAAGGGTTCAACCTTCGCAGAGATGTCTATGTTCGCATTGCTTCCCTTCTAAAGACCCTGCGGAAAAGTGAAAACTGGGTGTTGGTTCTGCCTCCCTGGGGACGTCTTTATCATTGGCAGAGCGCCGATATCCTCCAGGTTCGGATCGCTTGGTCCGAGTTCTTTGATATCCCGAGTCTCAACAAGAACATCCCTGTCATCGAATATGAGCAGTTCCTTGCAG AGTCAGGTGGGCCCTTTATTGAACAGGTTTATGTGCTACAAGGCTATGCAGAAGGATGGAAAGAAGGAACATGGGAAGAAAAAATAGATGAAAAACCATGCATTGATCAGCTGATGTACTCCAGAGACAAACATGGCTACTACAG GGGCTGGTTCTGGGGTTATGAGGAAACACGAGGCCTAAAGGCCTCTTGCTTGTCTGTCCAAGGATCTGCCTCTATTGTGGCTCCCATCCTTCTGAAGAACACTTCAGCACA GTCAGTGATGTTAGACAGAGCTGAAAACCTTCTTCATGACCACTACGGAGGGAAAGATTATTGGAAT ACCCGTCGGAGCATGGTGTTTGCTAAACACCTCCGTGTGGTGGGAGACAAGTTTAGGAAGAAATACCTTCAATCCACTGATGAGGCAGACAGGACTCAGTACAAGGAGGACTGGACACAGATGAAT GTTAAGACAGGCATAGCTCTAGGTGGCCCATACCTTGGGGTTCATCTCAGAAGGAGAGACTTCGTTTGGGGTCACAGAGAAGATGTGCCTTCCCTGCAAGGAGCAGTAAAGAAAATCCATAGCCTATTGGAGTCGCTTAAACTTGAAAGAGTTTTTGTAGCCACTGATGCTGTTGAGGAAG AGATTGAACTGCTCAAGAAACTGCTGCCTGAGATGGTGAGGTTTGAACCCTCTCTGGAGGAGCTGAAACTCTATAAGGATGGGGGCTTAGCTGTGATTGACCAGTGGATTTGCGCACATGCAAG ataTTTTATAGGCACCTCAGTTTCAACATTTTCCTTCCGAATCCATGAGGAAAGGGAGATCTTGGGATTTGATCCAAAAACAACTTACAACCGATTTTGTGGTGAAACAGAGAAAAACT CACACAAAGGCAACAGAGGGAATCCTGGAGGAAGTGGAAAATGCTGTCACTCCATTGATGGAACTCCTGGGACACTGAAAGCAGCAGAAGCTGTAAGAACAAACTTGGAACCAGACTCCAGCTGGGTAAGGCAGACACTGTTGGGGAGGATGAAACAGCAAAgctttataaatatgattgcctggaaaaagattttgagaatatag
- the POFUT2 gene encoding GDP-fucose protein O-fucosyltransferase 2 isoform X2 translates to MAALGPGGRCALTLPLLLGLAALALPPSLAAASEPPPAALRAGHAASSLPAAAAASRTRYLLYDVNPPEGFNLRRDVYVRIASLLKTLRKSENWVLVLPPWGRLYHWQSADILQVRIAWSEFFDIPSLNKNIPVIEYEQFLAESGGPFIEQVYVLQGYAEGWKEGTWEEKIDEKPCIDQLMYSRDKHGYYRGWFWGYEETRGLKASCLSVQGSASIVAPILLKNTSAQSVMLDRAENLLHDHYGGKDYWNTRRSMVFAKHLRVVGDKFRKKYLQSTDEADRTQYKEDWTQMNVKTGIALGGPYLGVHLRRRDFVWGHREDVPSLQGAVKKIHSLLESLKLERVFVATDAVEEEIELLKKLLPEMVRFEPSLEELKLYKDGGLAVIDQWICAHARYFIGTSVSTFSFRIHEEREILGFDPKTTYNRFCGETEKNCEQPAHWKIVY, encoded by the exons ATGGCGGCGCTGGGGCCTGGCGGCCGCTGTGCCCTCACGCTGCCGCTGCTGCTTGGCCTGGCCGCGCTCGCCCTCCCGCCGTCGCTCGCCGCCGCCTCtgagccgccgcccgccgccctccGCGCTGGCCACGCCGCCTCCTCGCtgcccgccgccgctgccgcctcgCGCACCAG ATACCTTTTGTATGATGTAAACCCCCCTGAAGGGTTCAACCTTCGCAGAGATGTCTATGTTCGCATTGCTTCCCTTCTAAAGACCCTGCGGAAAAGTGAAAACTGGGTGTTGGTTCTGCCTCCCTGGGGACGTCTTTATCATTGGCAGAGCGCCGATATCCTCCAGGTTCGGATCGCTTGGTCCGAGTTCTTTGATATCCCGAGTCTCAACAAGAACATCCCTGTCATCGAATATGAGCAGTTCCTTGCAG AGTCAGGTGGGCCCTTTATTGAACAGGTTTATGTGCTACAAGGCTATGCAGAAGGATGGAAAGAAGGAACATGGGAAGAAAAAATAGATGAAAAACCATGCATTGATCAGCTGATGTACTCCAGAGACAAACATGGCTACTACAG GGGCTGGTTCTGGGGTTATGAGGAAACACGAGGCCTAAAGGCCTCTTGCTTGTCTGTCCAAGGATCTGCCTCTATTGTGGCTCCCATCCTTCTGAAGAACACTTCAGCACA GTCAGTGATGTTAGACAGAGCTGAAAACCTTCTTCATGACCACTACGGAGGGAAAGATTATTGGAAT ACCCGTCGGAGCATGGTGTTTGCTAAACACCTCCGTGTGGTGGGAGACAAGTTTAGGAAGAAATACCTTCAATCCACTGATGAGGCAGACAGGACTCAGTACAAGGAGGACTGGACACAGATGAAT GTTAAGACAGGCATAGCTCTAGGTGGCCCATACCTTGGGGTTCATCTCAGAAGGAGAGACTTCGTTTGGGGTCACAGAGAAGATGTGCCTTCCCTGCAAGGAGCAGTAAAGAAAATCCATAGCCTATTGGAGTCGCTTAAACTTGAAAGAGTTTTTGTAGCCACTGATGCTGTTGAGGAAG AGATTGAACTGCTCAAGAAACTGCTGCCTGAGATGGTGAGGTTTGAACCCTCTCTGGAGGAGCTGAAACTCTATAAGGATGGGGGCTTAGCTGTGATTGACCAGTGGATTTGCGCACATGCAAG ataTTTTATAGGCACCTCAGTTTCAACATTTTCCTTCCGAATCCATGAGGAAAGGGAGATCTTGGGATTTGATCCAAAAACAACTTACAACCGATTTTGTGGTGAAACAGAGAAAAACTGTGAGCAGCCAGCTCACTGGAAAATTGTATATTAA
- the YBEY gene encoding endoribonuclease YbeY gives MSVALRNAQRAVSVRRASLRRAVCALRSALGASRFDVGLVCASNALMQRLNGIYRHCLEPTDVLSFPFHQVEAGELPRPCCRGEYNLGDIFLGVEYIHQQCRETGEDFDDVLTVTAAHGLCHLLGYRHDTKPEWEQMYQKEVQILEELNRLTGSRLRPLTAGLF, from the exons ATGAGCGTGGCGCTGCGAAATGCGCAGCGCGCCGTGTCCGTGCGCCGGGCCTCGCTCCGCCGCGCCGTATGTGCCTTGCGCTCCGCCCTGGGCGCCTCCCGCTTCGACGTAGGGCTAGTCTGCGCCAGCAACGCGTTGATGCAGAGACTGAACGGCATCTACCGACATTGCCTGGAGCCCACCGACGTCCTCTCTTTCCCGTTCCACCAAGTGGAGGCGGGGGAGCTGCCGCGGCCGTGTTGCCGCGGCGAGTACAACCTGGGGGACATCTTCCTGGGGGTGGAATACATCCACCAGCAGTGCCGCGAAACCGGGGAGGATTTTGACGATGTCCTGACG GTGACGGCGGCCCACGGATTGTGCCACCTGCTCGGCTACCGGCACGACACGAAACCCGAGTGGGAGCAG ATGTACCAGAAGGAAGTGCAAATCCTGGAGGAGTTGAACCGCCTCACAGGCTCCCGCTTGCGGCCCCTCACCGCCGGCCTCTTCTGA